The following proteins are co-located in the Nilaparvata lugens isolate BPH chromosome 14, ASM1435652v1, whole genome shotgun sequence genome:
- the LOC111059740 gene encoding prisilkin-39-like, with translation MTCIYKLRFCQVFVSFASNSSADMDTLTSIKVVLSFVLLLSGLSRAAEDSTNSKEETSADLKAEPSARSAFNIRDGGYGSSGGGYGLKFPGSSRYGGNNYYGTGPGYGGSGYPGGYPQGYYGGGGYPGGYGGSNYYGNSGYGGPGYGGSYGGYPGNGYNSYGGYPTGSGSYGGYQGGGYGGGYYPGGYGNNYGSGYGGNYGGYSGNYGGYGSNYGYGSGPGYYGSSGYGGNSGYYGGYRRGYYEQPGYGGYKGGYNNYNRGGGYDVYDRYSSYRG, from the exons ATGACTTGCATATATAAGTTGCGGTTCTGCCAGGTGTTTGTCTCATTTGCATCAAATAGTTCAGCAGATATGGATACGCTGACCAGTATTAAG GTGGTGCTCTCATTCGTGCTGCTTCTGAGCGGCTTGTCGCGAGCGGCTGAAGACAGCACAAATAGCAAAGAGGAAACATCAGCTGATCTCAAAGCTGAACCTTCAGCGAGGAGTG CATTCAACATCAGAGATGGAGGCTACGGTTCGAGTGGGGGGGGATATGGTCTAAAGTTCCCGGGATCCAGTCGCTATGGGGGTAACAACTACTACGGCACCGGACCAGGGTATGGAGGCTCGGGATATCCTGGAGGATATCCTCAAGGATACTACGGTGGCGGAGGATATCCCGGTGGATATGGAGGCAGCAACTATTATGGAAACAGTGGATATGGAGGTCCAGGCTATGGAGGGTCCTATGGTGGATATCCCGGCAATGGTTATAATAGTTATGGAG GCTACCCAACCGGCTCAGGAAGCTACGGCGGTTACCAGGGTGGAGGTTATGGAGGAGGTTACTATCCAGGAGGCTATGGCAACAATTATGGCAGCGGCTATGGCGGCAACTACGGAGGTTATAGCGGCAACTACGGAGGTTATGGCAGCAACTACGGTTATGGATCAGGTCCCGGCTATTATGGATCCTCGGGTTATGGCGGAAACAGCGGTTATTACGGAGGTTATAGACGAGGTTACTATGAGCAACCAGGTTATGGCGGATACAAGGGCGGATACAACAACTATAACCGGGGAGGAGGTTATGACGTTTACGACCGTTACAGCTCTTACAGAggttaa